The proteins below are encoded in one region of Bosea sp. BIWAKO-01:
- a CDS encoding DUF3108 domain-containing protein, with the protein MKPAIASSLAGLGLAALALASGFGASSVAAASLEAKYDVSLLGLTLGTAHLSGGIDGSSYKLDIVAKMTGLVGSFTGGRGSGAATGNLHGGRLSPATFAVSSANSSESRTVRMALDGGTVQAVDIAPPIDDKPDRVPLNESHKRNVVDPISAFLMPVEGKGGNGAACNRTLPIFDGAARYDIKLSYSGSRQVKLEGYSGPVTICQARYVPIAGHRALRPSTKFMTENREINTWLAPVNGTNVMVPIRISVKTMIGTAVIEASSFRVDPTTTTAARQN; encoded by the coding sequence ATGAAGCCCGCCATCGCGTCGTCCCTGGCCGGACTTGGTCTCGCTGCGCTGGCCCTGGCCTCCGGCTTTGGAGCGTCGTCAGTCGCGGCGGCCTCGTTGGAGGCCAAATATGATGTCTCTCTGCTCGGCCTGACGCTCGGCACCGCCCATCTCAGCGGCGGCATCGACGGTAGCAGCTACAAGCTCGATATCGTCGCCAAGATGACCGGCCTGGTCGGCAGCTTCACGGGCGGACGCGGCTCGGGTGCGGCAACCGGCAATCTTCATGGTGGGCGCCTGTCGCCTGCGACCTTCGCGGTTTCGTCGGCGAACTCAAGCGAGAGCCGCACTGTGCGCATGGCGCTCGACGGCGGCACGGTGCAGGCCGTGGATATTGCGCCGCCGATCGACGACAAGCCCGATCGCGTGCCGCTCAACGAGAGCCACAAGCGCAATGTGGTTGATCCGATCAGCGCCTTCCTGATGCCCGTGGAGGGCAAGGGCGGGAATGGTGCCGCCTGCAACCGGACGCTGCCGATCTTCGACGGCGCCGCGCGCTATGACATCAAGCTGAGCTATTCCGGTTCGCGCCAGGTGAAGCTCGAGGGCTATAGCGGCCCGGTCACGATCTGCCAGGCGCGTTATGTGCCGATCGCAGGGCATCGGGCTCTCCGGCCGAGCACCAAGTTCATGACCGAGAATCGCGAGATCAACACCTGGCTTGCCCCCGTCAATGGCACCAATGTGATGGTGCCGATCCGCATCTCGGTGAAGACCATGATCGGGACTGCGGTCATCGAGGCCTCGAGCTTCAGGGTCGATCCGACCACCACCACGGCCGCGCGGCAGAACTGA
- a CDS encoding esterase-like activity of phytase family protein, protein MGLPAAQAQSIEPGRIPLTIGVRGFDAFEPRTPGKTRFGQLSFRGGLVLRGDHPRFGGFSGLWRSRNGVDLVAITDNGFWLTAKTVSEKGRIVRFEQAELAPILGASGRPLHRSRYFDTESLTIADGVAYIGVERTHDVLRFEWARDGVEARARIVPVPREVKRLPSNRGLEAIGVVPAGQPLAGALVAIAERSGGEDEPTLGAIIGGRQPGLFQVRRHGGFDITDLAFLPGGDMLLLERWYKPLRGVGMRIRRVPGASLRPGAMLDGPSLIEADLGQEIDNMEGLCVHQEQGRTILTLISDDNFSFLQRTVLLEFELG, encoded by the coding sequence TTGGGCTTGCCTGCCGCTCAGGCTCAGAGCATCGAGCCGGGCCGCATACCGCTCACCATCGGCGTGCGCGGCTTCGATGCCTTCGAGCCGCGCACTCCCGGCAAAACTCGCTTCGGCCAGCTCAGCTTCCGGGGTGGGCTGGTGTTGCGCGGCGACCATCCGCGCTTTGGCGGGTTTTCTGGCCTCTGGCGCTCGCGCAACGGCGTCGATCTGGTGGCGATCACCGATAACGGCTTCTGGTTGACGGCGAAGACTGTCTCCGAAAAGGGGCGGATCGTTCGTTTCGAACAGGCCGAACTTGCACCGATCCTCGGCGCCTCCGGCCGGCCGCTGCATCGTTCGCGCTATTTCGACACGGAGAGCCTGACGATCGCCGATGGCGTCGCCTATATCGGCGTCGAGCGGACGCATGACGTCCTGCGTTTCGAATGGGCGCGGGACGGTGTCGAGGCGCGTGCCCGCATCGTCCCGGTCCCGCGCGAGGTGAAGCGCCTACCGAGCAATCGCGGGTTGGAGGCGATCGGTGTCGTTCCGGCCGGGCAGCCGCTTGCTGGCGCGCTCGTTGCCATTGCCGAGCGCTCAGGCGGGGAAGACGAACCGACGCTCGGCGCGATCATCGGGGGGCGACAGCCCGGCCTTTTTCAGGTGCGGCGCCATGGCGGCTTCGACATCACCGATCTGGCCTTCCTGCCCGGCGGCGACATGCTTCTGCTGGAGCGCTGGTACAAGCCTCTGCGTGGTGTCGGCATGCGGATTCGCCGTGTTCCCGGCGCAAGCCTCCGGCCCGGCGCGATGCTCGATGGCCCCTCCCTTATCGAGGCCGATCTCGGCCAGGAAATCGACAATATGGAAGGGCTTTGCGTCCATCAGGAGCAAGGCAGGACGATCCTGACCCTGATCTCGGACGACAATTTCTCCTTCCTGCAGCGCACCGTGCTGCTGGAGTTCGAGTTGGGATAG
- the rpmB gene encoding 50S ribosomal protein L28, with protein sequence MARRCELTGKATLTGHLVSHSNRKTKTVFRPNLVNVTLRSDALGRSVRLRVSANALRTVDHRGGLDAFLVKAPAGDLSTSALTLKRDIEKKLATN encoded by the coding sequence ATGGCTCGCCGTTGCGAACTGACCGGGAAAGCCACCCTCACCGGGCACCTCGTCAGCCACTCGAACCGCAAGACGAAGACCGTCTTCCGGCCGAACCTCGTCAATGTCACGCTCCGTTCGGACGCGCTTGGCCGCTCCGTGCGCCTGCGGGTCTCGGCGAACGCCCTGCGTACGGTCGATCACCGTGGCGGACTTGACGCCTTCCTGGTCAAGGCGCCGGCTGGCGACCTCTCGACCAGCGCCCTCACGCTGAAGCGTGACATCGAGAAGAAGCTCGCGACCAACTGA